A genomic segment from Aspergillus puulaauensis MK2 DNA, chromosome 1, nearly complete sequence encodes:
- a CDS encoding glycoside hydrolase family 92 protein (CAZy:GH92;~COG:G;~EggNog:ENOG410PM7C;~InterPro:IPR041371,IPR014718,IPR012939,IPR008928, IPR005887;~PFAM:PF17678,PF07971;~SECRETED:SignalP(1-25);~antiSMASH:Cluster_1.3;~go_function: GO:0030246 - carbohydrate binding [Evidence IEA];~go_process: GO:0005975 - carbohydrate metabolic process [Evidence IEA]) — protein sequence MKARSWGRIPVIATSALLFTSVTNAQGDGNSDFDVLDYIDPFIGTENGGHSFAGATLPFGMVKAVADTQGENQGGFAYDTTHVTGFSHTHDSGTGGASSMGNFPIFVQPNCPGANLTNCSWNSSDRASAWKRDSPKARPGYFSISLENGVHAEMTVTNHSALYRFGFPGATGNLDPVILLDIIDLPESRNNGTASVDPDTGRLTGSGNFNPSFGQGTYNLHVCVDFQGGDIHDTGSWTNAAANVGQTDVSVSSAQPANQFSAGTFVRFDSVPADDVITARVGVSFVSVSQACSNAEKEQPDFDFDGTVAAAEAAWRRKMDVMTVDAAGVSTELQTVFWSGAYRAMISPQDYTGENPLWESDEPYYDSFYCIWDSFRGIHQLLTLVDPISQSRMMRSLVDIYRHEGYLPDCRMSLCKGWTQGGSNADVLIAEAYLKGVVDVDWDTAYEAIVKDAEVEPQNWDVEGRGGLESWKTLGYIPKNDVDAGTEGLRTRSVSRTVEYAYNDYCIALMADELGHTNDRDKYLKRSGNWRNVYKADQTSAINGVDTNFTGFVQPRNADGSWAYQDPIFCSPLLNFESCYLNEDGHETYEGSCWLYTFFVPQDMAALVKTLGGADEFVSRLSYLHDSGILYLGDEQAFLTVFQFHYAGRPAVSAKRAHSYIPSQFNTTVGGIPGNDDSGAMGSFAVFSMLGLFPVHGQDVYLITPPFFKDVSIRNDITGKIATIRNVNFDSSYKSIYIQSATRDGNPWTKNWIGHDFFEKGGVLELELGAEESDWGTRVVDLPPSMSEYAEDAPKGTPDL from the exons ATGAAAGCGAGGTCGTGGGGAAGGATCCCCGTGATCGCGACCAGTGCGTTGCTGTTTACCTCAGTAACCAACGCGCAAGGCGACGGAAATTCTGATTTTGACGTCCTGGATTATATCGATCCCTTCATCGGCACAGAGAATGGAG GTCATTCGTTTGCTGGGGCGACTTTGCCTTTCG GCATGGTCAAAGCAGTTGCCGATACCCAGGGTGAAAACCAAGGCGGCTTTGCCTACGACACAACCCATGTAACGGGGTTTTCGCATACCCATGAttctgggactggaggg GCATCTTCAATGGGAAATTTCCCGATATTTGTCCAGCCAAACTGCCCAGGAGCCAACCTAACAAACTGCAGCTGGAACTCGTCGGACAGAGCAAGCGCATGGAAACGCGACTCCCCGAAGGCACGGCCTGGCTATTTTAGCATATCACTGGAAAATGGCGTGCATGCTGAGATGACGGTGACAAACCACTCTGCTCTCTATCGGTTTGGTTTCCCTGGTGCAACTGGGAACCTCGATCCAGTAATACTTCTCGACATCATTGACCTACCGGAATCAAGGAACAATGGCACCGCCTCCGTAGACCCAGATACAGGTCGCTTAACCGGGAGTGGAAACTTCAATCCCAGCTTCGGACAGGGCACGTACAACCTTCACGTCTGCGTTGACTTCCAGGGGGGCGACATTCACGATACTGGTTCGTGGACAAACGCGGCCGCAAATGTTGGCCAAACTGATGTATCAGTCAGCTCAGCACAACCGGCAAATCAGTTCTCTGCTGGTACGTTTGTCAGGTTCGATTCCGTACCAGCTGATGATGTGATTACTGCACGCGTTGGTGTGAGCTTCGTAAGCGTTAGTCAGGCCTGCTCCAACGCAGAAAAGGAGCAGCCTGATTTCGATTTCGACGGGACTGTTGCTGCCGCCGAGGCTGCGTGGAGGCGCAAGATGGATGTCATGACTGTTGACGCTGCTGGCGTGTCGACCGAACTCCAAACCGTTTTCTGGAGTGGTGCATACCGCGCAATGATTAGCCCCCAGGACTACACGGGGGAAAATCCACTTTGGGAAAGCGATGAGCCCTACTACGACAGTTTCTACTG CATATGGGATTCGTTCCGCGGAATCCATCAGCTGCTCACGCTGGTAGATCCTATTTCGCAGTCCAGAATGATGCGCAGTTTAGTGGATATATACCGGCATGAGGGCTATCTGCCAGATTGTCGCATGTCTCTTTGCAAGGGTTGGACTCAGGGAGGCTCGAATGCTGATGTACTAATCGCAGAAGCTTACTTGAAAggcgttgttgatgtcgATTGGGATACTGCCTACGAGGCCATCGTGAAAGATGCGGAAGTGGAACCTCAAAATTGGGACGTGGAAGGTCGAGGTGGCCTCGAGAGCTGGAAGACCCTTGGATACATCCCAAAGAACGACGTCGACGCAGGAACCGAGGGCCTTCGAACGCGCAGTGTGTCACGCACCGTTGAGTACGCCTACAACGACTACTGTATCGCCCTGATGGCAGACGAGTTAGGGCATACCAACGACCGCGACAAATATTTGAAGCGCTCCGGTAACTGGCGTAATGTGTACAAGGCAGACCAAACATCCGCGATCAACGGCGTCGACACCAACTTTACCGGCTTTGTCCAGCCTCGTAACGCCGACGGCAGCTGGGCATACCAGGATCCGATCTTTTGCAGCCCTCTTCTGAATTTCGAATCCTGCTATTTGAACGAAGACGGCCACGAGACCTACGAAGGAAGTTGCTGGCTTTATACATT CTTTGTGCCGCAGGATATGGCCGCGTTGGTCAAAACCCTCGGAGGTGCAGATGAATTTGTGTCTCGCCTCTCTTACTTGCATGACTCGGGTATTCTCTATCTCGGGGATGAACAGGCCTTTTTAACGGTGTTCCAATTCCACTATGCCGGTCGACCTGCAGTGTCAGCGAAGCGGGCGCATTCGTACATCCCATCACAATTCAATACTACCGTTGGAGGCATTCCTGGCAATGATGACAGCGGCGCAATGGGATCATTTGCTGTCTTCAGCATGCTAGGTCTCTTCCCAGTTCACGGACAGGACGTTTACCTTATCACTCCGCCGTTCTTCAAAGATGTCAGCATCCGCAACGATATCACGGGCAAGATAGCGACTATCCGGAACGTCAACTTCGATTCAAGCTACAAGTCTATCTATATCCAGAGTGCAACTCGCGACGGAAATCCATGGACGAAGAACTGGATTGGGCACGACTTCTTTGAGAAAGGTGGTGTGTTGGAATTGGAATTGGGCGCAGAGGAGAGCGACTGGGGGACGCGAGTTGTAGATTTACCGCCGAGCATGTCGGAGTACGCAGAAGATGCGCCAAAGGGTACACCAGACCTTTGA
- a CDS encoding putative short-chain dehydrogenase/reductase (COG:Q;~EggNog:ENOG410Q2B0;~InterPro:IPR036291,IPR002347,IPR020904;~PFAM:PF00106,PF13561;~SMCOG1001:short-chain dehydrogenase/reductase SDR;~antiSMASH:Cluster_1.3;~go_function: GO:0016491 - oxidoreductase activity [Evidence IEA];~go_process: GO:0055114 - oxidation-reduction process [Evidence IEA]) encodes MAFARRLAIIPGGLGGLGSHIGKKLRAEGARIAILYAPFEASKRDELLAAGYSDALASSSPSDIRTYECDITSPDSVRNAFTSITNEMTAADLSDRAFPSILINTAGYVSLSDMHLTPPEETLKHLTTNVYGPMLCAQAFANLYFAASQAASASDPAPPGRIVNLASKAAHVALHQHGAYCASKSAVLGLTRCMASEWGPRGITANTVSPTVAWTELGKKAWGAEGVKEGLLEKIPTGKACLPEDVADSVVFLCRDSSGMINGGDIKMDGGYTIR; translated from the exons ATGGCTTTTGCCCGCAGACTAGCTATCATCCCTGGTGGCCTCG GGGGGTTGGGCTCTCACATCGGCAAGAAGCTGCGCGCAGAAGGCGCTCGGATCGCGATCCTTTACGCTCCCTTTGAAGCCTCGAAGCGCGATGAGCTCCTCGCCGCAGGATACAGCGACGCGCTCGCCTCGTCATCCCCCAGCGACATCCGCACGTACGAATGCGACATCACATCGCCCGACTCCGTACGCAATGCATTCACCTCAATCACGAACGAGATGACCGCCGCGGACCTCTCCGACCGCGCGTTTCCCAGTATTCTCATCAACACCGCCGGCTACGTCTCCCTGAGCGACATGCATCTCACCCCGCCCGAGGAGACTCTCAAGCACCTAACCACGAACGTCTATGGGCCGATGCTATGCGCACAAGCATTCGCGAATCTCTACTTCGCTGCCTCTCAAGCAGCCTCAGCGAGTGACCCTGCGCCGCCAGGCCGGATCGTGAATCTGGCCTCCAAGGCGGCGCATGTCGCGCTGCACCAGCACGGCGCGTACTGTGCGTCCAAGTCGGCGGTGCTAGGTCTTACGCGGTGCATGGCGAGTGAATGGGGGCCTAGAGGGATTACAGCGAATACGGTGTCGCCGACGGTGGCATGGACGGAGTTGGGGAAGAAGGCTTGGGGCGCCGagggggtgaaggagggccTGCTTGAGAAGATCCCCACCGGGAAGGCTTGTTTGCCTGAGGATGTTGCGGATTCGGTTGTTTTTCTCTGTCGG GACTCGAGTGGCATGATTAATGGTGGGGATATCAAGATGGACGGAGGTTATACTATTCGGTGA
- a CDS encoding uncharacterized protein (COG:S;~EggNog:ENOG410PHBH;~TransMembrane:3 (o201-220i598-617o629-649i);~antiSMASH:Cluster_1.3): MSDSQTNLAPSASSQLLPQGQPAAPRNPFSPDVTDSYEHHIDLGAYPMNPQSSSSPLGSHTNVYPKDNPEVHQRKGPLQKIDVSRYLSNNNIAANLPWVDRPIENPGLSYADRKAYRHRDALSRIWTGPEDDRYLSATDGRLRKLIVQATDEVRRGPKNGTWAQRGIRSVTPIHMRVVHWVLKDIIEGKQDGVSLEVCLKWFPACLALLALLFVPADLGGEIRNNGRYEQFKYHFWGYPYIPSNPREAAQGSSAISLTAAEEINGIAERPLRPRYLCFLTEDGVQIRSVADWEEEHGREALLQYLFISYTSAQFQGPADWEELHVIAAAAAQTAGVSAYWISCSCMPEPDQVSEDVYRISDIVRGAHSLAVILGPPAADPSSNPDMKTMLQHWGERMWTFPEVLLSPTDRPIAIYTRGGDIWNPHFLPKRNFPAEAWIDAPVSRQLVDHYEGSVVLSPLELVTLALQCLSTRANNTTAYLDGDLTYVLMGLLRRRPKVNSQHTAFQEFCRLSLANDSNRLLERLICLLPRNRDQPWHHIDDAWTRSLWDITPLCQVDGVGENDTVILGGGFAAPIRWKSFTPVNLMLRNTLKRMIAQIAIRGVPAFLVAGAFLLGVSKSEGGPYVAFTVLGWLLMGPAIIAVFCSPYLLGALYTGKPWRGQPWLFGFEGYMDKAEIETMIFGTNLNRFKWSPYSSDLSRHENVQAECIGVDPTLDPTVRETIGRSQGLGYGAEKVFTLVDTNLMTVTLFTAVRPPVALVLCGSEGGMQRGLLCSYDWKSQTLYKESVLRVDTMVLEKMSRVDRFRLGLRRPLAQTVPVPYTDTPIV, from the exons ATGTCGGACTCTCAAACAAATCTGGCACCAAGCGCCTCCTCGCAGCTGCTG CCTCAAGGACAGCCCGCAGCACCTCGAAACCCATTCTCACCAGACGTGACGGATTCATATGAGCACCACATTGATCTCGGTGCCTATCCCATGAACCCTCAAAGCAGCAGTTCTCCCCTTGGTAGTCACACCAATGTATACCCAAAG GATAACCCCGAAGTCCATCAAAGAAAAGGCCCTCTTCAGAAAATCGACGTGTCTCGCTacctcagcaacaacaacatagCCGCCAACCTCCCCTGGGTAGACAGACCCATCGAGAACCCCGGCCTATCCTACGCCGATCGCAAAGCATACAGACACCGCGACGCCCTTAGCCGCATATGGACGGGCCCAGAAGATGACCGATACCTGAGTGCTACGGATGGGCGGCTTCGCAAGCTGATTGTCCAAGCAACCGACGAGGTCCGGCGCGGGCCCAAGAACGGAACCTGGGCGCAGAGGGGCATTCGAAGCGTCACGCCAATCCATATGCGCGTTGTGCATTGGGTCTTGAAAGATATAATCGAGGGGAAGCAGGACGGGGTGTCGTTGGAAGTGTGTTTGAAATGGTTTCCGGCCTGCCTTGCGCTTCTGGCTTTG TTGTTTGTGCCTGCGGATCTTGGTGGTGAGATACGCAATAATGGGCGATATGAGCAGTTCAAGTATCATTTCTGGGGATACCCTTATATCCCTAGCAACCCGCGCGAGGCAGCGCAAGGATCTTCGGCAATTTCGTTGACAGCAGCGGAAGAGATCAATGGGATTGCTGAGAGGCCGTTGCGACCTAGATACTTGTGCTTCCTAACTGAAGACGGAGTACAAATAAGAAGCGTCGCCgactgggaagaagagcacgGCCGGGAGGCTCTCCTGCAatatctcttcatctcctaCACCTCTGCGCAATTTCAGGGACCAGCGGACTGGGAGGAGCTTCATGTtattgctgcagctgcagcacaaACGGCCGGAGTATCGGCGTATTGGATCTCATGCAGCTGCATGCCAGAGCCTGACCAGGTCTCCGAAGACGTTTACAGAATCAGCGATATCGTCCGCGGAGCACATTCCCTAGCTGTTATTCTAGGACCCCCGGCGGCAGACCCGTCCTCGAACCCGGATATGAAGACCATGCTGCAGCACTGGGGAGAGCGCATGTGGACATTCCCAGAAGTCCTCCTCAGTCCAACAGACAGGCCCATCGCCATCTACACTCGCGGCGGCGACATCTGGAACCCCCATTTCCTGCCCAAGCGCAATTTCCCAGCAGAGGCTTGGATCGATGCCCCGGTCTCCAGGCAGCTCGTCGACCACTACGAGGGCTCCGTTGTCCTCAGTCCACTGGAGCTGGTTACCCTCGCCCTGCAGTGCCTGAGCACTCGCGCAAACAACACAACAGCCTATCTCGACGGCGATCTGACTTACGTCCTCATGGGTCTCCTCCGGCGACGACCAAAAGTCAACTCCCAACACACTGCCTTTCAGGAGTTCTGCCGCCTTTCTCTAGCAAACGATAGCAACCGTCTCCTCGAGCGCCTTATCTGCCTCCTTCCCCGGAACAGAGACCAACCCTGGCACCATATCGACGACGCCTGGACACGTAGTCTCTGGGACATCACACCCCTATGCCAGGTAGACGGTGTCGGCGAGAACGACACTGTTATTCTAGGTGGAGGGTTCGCGGCGCCCATCCGCTGGAAGTCATTCACACCTGTCAACCTTATGCTCCGAAACACGCTGAAGCGCATGATTGCGCAGATTGCCATCCGCGGTGTGCCCGCGTTCCTTGTCGCAGGCGCCTTTCTCCTTGGAGTGAGTAAGTCCGAGGGCGGGCCGTATGTGGCTTTTACtgtgctgggctggctgctCATGGGACCGGCGATTATTGCCGTCTTCTGCTCGCCGTACCTCCTGGGCGCTCTATATACGGGGAAGCCGTGGCGTGGGCAGCCGTGGCTGTTTGGGTTCGAGGGCTATATGGACAAAGCCGAGATTGAGACGATGATTTTCGGGACGAATCTGAATAGGTTCAAGTGGAGCCCGTATTCGAGTGACTTGTCCAGACACGAGAACGTACAGGCTGAGTGTATTGGTGTTGACCCGACGCTTGATCCTACAGTGCGAGAGACCATTGGTAGATCTCAGGGGCTTGGATACGGCGCGGAGAAAGTGTTTACGCTTGTTGATACGAATCTTATGACCGTTACACTGTTTACTGCGGTGCGGCCCCCAGTTGCGCTTGTCTTGTGTGGGAGTGAGGGCGGCATGCAGCGGGGACTGCTGTGCTCGTATGACTGGAAGAGCCAGACGCTGTATAAGGAGAGTGTGCTGCGGGTCGATACGATGGTGTTGGAAAAGATGTCGAGAGTCGATCGATTCCGATTAGGGCTGAGGAGGCCACTGGCGCAGACGGTGCCTGTTCCTTATACTGACACACCCATTGTCTAA
- a CDS encoding uncharacterized protein (COG:S;~EggNog:ENOG410PPY1;~InterPro:IPR002523;~PFAM:PF01544;~TransMembrane:2 (i339-359o379-400i);~antiSMASH:Cluster_1.3;~go_component: GO:0016020 - membrane [Evidence IEA];~go_function: GO:0046873 - metal ion transmembrane transporter activity [Evidence IEA];~go_process: GO:0030001 - metal ion transport [Evidence IEA];~go_process: GO:0055085 - transmembrane transport [Evidence IEA]) → MDEVFNDPTVLEGCILEKNRLGARSVADIRIQALDWVDGADYPVAQSLSIGQLANSRPPLRIIFPQNARDDGLLWLVQHYSIPTAFLEGEYRAVTHSFGSLDTNDGYRCCWFNYLCKNITVIPGPEPVIADPRIKNRNKITQSDFTWMKSAFFLRWPIDLTASPGVTLICLGGHMVINRLQTLSYSAVKNGIIHDPLSLFVVILNRLSAHMNNAVWDLSKVFAGIETKALGLSHDRESFTGLHNISKHVIFLQESSEAALETVKNLSRHHEDLSPKTTSEEQAAGKATRRTIAQVEAEFKGVKLRLRSLDRRMQNVIALSFHLVTQEGNEFLQADSSTMATIAFVTLVFLPITTVSTIFGSQFFNVADDNSAIEVSKDFWIFWVVSIPLTLIVLLGWTLWRKRGLVANHAAWMRALRPFAQEKGGN, encoded by the exons ATGGACGAAGTATTCAATGATCCGACAGTTCTTGAGGGCTGCATTCTGGAGAAGAATAGACTGGGAGCTCGCTCGGTCGCCGACATCCGCATCCAGGCTCTGGACTGGGTTGACGGCGCTGATTATCCAGTCGCCCAGAGTCTGTCTATTGGGCAGCTGGCAAACTCTAGGCCGCCGCTTAGGATCAT ATTCCCGCAAAATGCGCGAGACGATGGCCTGTTATGGCTGGTGCAACACTACTCCATCCCAACGGCATTTCTGGAGGGAGAATATCGCGCAGTGACTCATTCATTTGGGTCATTGGATACAAATGACGGATACAGAT GCTGCTGGTTCAACTATCTCTGCAAAAACATCACAGTCATCCCGGGGCCAGAACCAGTCATCGCAGACCCCAGGATAAAAAACCGAAACAAAATCACGCAAAGTGACTTTACATGGATGAAATCGGCATTCTTCCTGCGATGGCCGATTGACCTGACTGCTTCCCCAGGTGTGACTCTAATATGTTTGGGAGGGCACATGGTGATAAACCGCCTGCAAACTCTCTCTTACAGTGCTGTAAAAAATGGAATTATACACGATCCACTGAGTTTGTTCGTCGTGATACTAAACCGACTGTCGGCACATATGAATAACGCGGTGTGGGATCTATCAAAAGTGTTTGCAGGGATTGAGACT AAAGCACTCGGATTGAGCCATGACAGGGAATCGTTTACTGGCCTGCACAATATTTCAAAGCACGTCATATTCCTCCAGGAGAGCTCAGAAGCGGCTCTTGAGACAGTGAAGAATCTATCTCGCCACCACGAGGACCTCTCACCGAAAACTACATCTGAAGAGCAGGCCGCTGGCAAGGCAACGAGGCGGACTATTGCACAGGTCGAGGCGGAATTCAAAGGCGTCAAGCTGCGCCTCAGGAGTCTGGATAGACGCATGCAAAACGTGATTGCCTTG TCATTCCATCTTGTCACCCAAGAGGGGAACGAGTTCCTCCAAGCAGACAGCAGCACCATGGCGACCATCGCGTTCGTCACCCTAGTGTTCTTGCCCATCACCACCGTATCT ACAATCTTTGGTAGTCAATTTTTCAATGTAGCCGACGACAACTCCGCCATCGAGGTGTCAAAGGACTTTTGGATCTTCTGGGTAGTTTCGATCCCGCTAACACTTATTGTCCTGCTGGGATGGACGCTGTGGCGGAAGCGCGGACTCGTGGCAAACCACGCCGCCTGGATGCGTGCACTGCGGCCATTTGCACAGGAAAAAGGAGGCAACTGA
- a CDS encoding uncharacterized protein (antiSMASH:Cluster_1.3): protein MPPPEKHGGGYVPALGGPYSFPIQRRSTAQPEPSPRAAPRDSYQHFEHSKGVSHSTRHELHGKPFLPPPRAYTSNPQINNNHNHSHNPIQQAHLGRPARVETMPHLQYHGLNHGGDFVPSIARSPYGTRNPADYRSNTTDGAFSPGKDTLYGLGTPEAGRRDERHGGGYVPVLKTAGTNNSRSHDGRSGFLKHLKR from the coding sequence ATGCCCCCACCCGAAAAGCACGGCGGCGGCTACGTGCCGGCCCTCGGTGGCCCGTACTCGTTCCCCATACAAAGACGATCTACAGCCCAGCCAGAACCAAGCCCAAGAGCGGCTCCCCGAGACAGCTACCAGCACTTCGAGCACTCAAAAGGCGTCTCTCACTCAACGAGACATGAGTTGCACGGAAAGCCCtttcttccccctcctcgaGCATACACGAGCAACCCACAAATAAATAACAATCAcaaccacagccacaaccccatccaacaagcccatcTCGGACGTCCAGCACGAGTAGAAACGATGCCTCATCTTCAGTATCATGGTTTGAACCATGGCGGTGATTTTGTACCCAGTATTGCACGCTCGCCGTATGGCACGCGGAATCCCGCCGATTATCGGTCGAATACGACAGACGGCGCCTTTTCCCCCGGCAAAGACACACTGTATGGACTCGGAACCCCAGAGGCCGGTCGTCGAGATGAACGGCATGGGGGAGGTTACGTTCCTGTGTTAAAGACAGCTGGGACAAATAACTCTCGTTCGCATGATGGACGGAGTGGGTTTTTGAAGCATTTGAAAAGATGA
- a CDS encoding uncharacterized protein (COG:M;~EggNog:ENOG410Q5BC;~InterPro:IPR002110,IPR020683,IPR036047,IPR036770;~PFAM:PF12796,PF00023,PF13637;~antiSMASH:Cluster_1.3;~go_function: GO:0005515 - protein binding [Evidence IEA]), translated as MEQLRTITRILWGPPRPSILSTLPIEILFIIAEFLSLEDVARLRQTSHFLSTTLEPYLYAHAATHKLPGKSRMILDWAAEQGHIHILEKIDKYGNQNDNPNASTTIPPKCKTRALSHAAKRGQTDAVMFLLEMGAELDGTVAVEDSYQCTALHRAAKHGYIETATLLLDRGADIHIRCNASNSAALEHAARLGEREMVLLLLDRGADINAPALVANAVFSENIELVRALLDKGAAIDNSWHYRRSAIHWTMPYGRANMPMLKLLLGRGIDPNVRDHERGETVLHWAAYEGNVEAVGLLLVNGADADVANHQGKRPLHAAIEGPSSQSDGETIIRLLLESGADPLSEGSPAGTPVDLARRLRTQGNIIGLLEAAAETTRYQSSGGR; from the coding sequence ATGGAGCAGCTGCGAACAATAACACGGATACTATGGGGCCCTCCCAGACCTTCCATACTGTCCACCCTCCCAATCGAGATCTTGTTCATAATCGCCGAGTTCCTGTCTCTCGAAGATGTCGCGCGCCTCAGGCAAACATCCCACTTCCTATCCACCACTCTAGAGCCATACCTCTACGCCCACGCAGCAACACACAAACTACCAGGCAAGTCACGAATGATTCTCGACTGGGCTGCCGAGCAGGGCCATATACACATCCTCGAGAAAATCGACAAATACGGGAACCAAAACGACAACCCCAACGCTAGCACAACAATCCCCCCCAAATGCAAAACCCGGGCACTCTCCCACGCCGCAAAGCGCGGGCAAACAGACGCAGTAATGTTCCTCCTCGAGATGGGCGCAGAGCTAGACGGCACCGTCGCAGTCGAGGACAGCTACCAATGTACTGCTCTCCATCGGGCCGCGAAGCACGGATACATTGAGACGGCGACGCTCCTGCTCGACCGCGGAGCAGATATTCATATTCGATGCAACGCGAGCAACTCAGCAGCACTGGAACACGCCGCGCGGCTTGGAGAGCGAGAGATGGTCCTGCTGCTATTGGATCGGGGCGCCGATATCAACGCGCCCGCGCTCGTTGCGAATGCCGTGTTCTCAGAGAATATAGAACTCGTTCGGGCTCTGCTGGACAAAGGCGCCGCGATTGATAATTCGTGGCATTATCGGCGGTCTGCTATCCATTGGACTATGCCATATGGGAGGGCCAATATGCCGATGTTGAAGTTACTACTTGGGCGCGGGATCGACCCCAATGTGAGAGACCATGAGCGTGGTGAGACAGTTCTGCATTGGGCTGCGTATGAGGGGAATGTTGAAGCTGTTGGGCTTTTGCTGGTGAAtggtgctgatgctgatgtgGCTAATCATCAGGGTAAAAGGCCATTACATGCTGCCATAGAAGGCCCCAGTAGCCAGAGCGATGGGGAGACAATTATTCGGTTGCTTTTGGAATCTGGAGCGGATCCTCTATCTGAGGGCTCTCCTGCTGGGACTCCTGTTGATTTAGCGAGGCGTTTGAGGACACAGGGCAATATTATAGGTCTGCTGGAGGCAGCGGCTGAAACCACTAGGTATCAGAGCAGCGGTGGCAGATAA